The Streptomyces phaeolivaceus genome has a window encoding:
- a CDS encoding mechanosensitive ion channel family protein, producing MVSLSVDVSVDFTQGLNDAWSKVAQFAPKLAAFLVVLVVGWFVAKLVARVLDRVLRRIGSERLSERAGTSRLLRDSAYDLTGILRGIVYYALMLMTLQFALGVFGANPVSALINDIVAWLPRAIVAVVLVVVAMAVANAVRGIVGGALASVSYGRALATAVWACVVGLGAIAALGQAGIAQDVTRPVLYAALATVAGILVVGVGGGLIGPMRQRWERMLTTVERETAQARGSVAAYRADREEALRGDAEVGQGAGTVTGPGSPRRSADV from the coding sequence ATGGTCAGCCTGTCCGTCGACGTGTCCGTCGACTTCACCCAGGGCCTGAACGACGCCTGGTCCAAGGTCGCGCAGTTCGCGCCGAAACTCGCCGCCTTCCTCGTCGTCCTGGTCGTCGGCTGGTTCGTCGCGAAACTGGTCGCCCGCGTCCTCGACCGCGTGCTGCGCAGAATCGGCTCCGAGCGTCTCTCGGAACGTGCCGGAACGTCTCGCCTGCTCCGGGACTCCGCGTACGACCTGACCGGCATCCTCCGCGGGATCGTGTACTACGCGCTGATGCTGATGACCCTCCAGTTCGCGCTGGGGGTCTTCGGCGCCAACCCCGTCAGCGCGCTGATCAACGACATCGTGGCCTGGCTGCCGCGCGCGATCGTCGCCGTCGTCCTCGTGGTCGTCGCGATGGCCGTGGCGAACGCGGTGCGCGGGATCGTCGGGGGCGCGCTCGCCTCCGTCTCCTACGGCCGGGCCCTCGCCACCGCCGTCTGGGCGTGCGTCGTCGGCCTCGGCGCCATCGCGGCGCTCGGCCAGGCCGGTATCGCCCAGGACGTCACCCGGCCGGTGCTGTACGCGGCGCTCGCCACGGTCGCCGGGATCCTCGTCGTCGGCGTCGGCGGGGGTCTCATCGGCCCGATGCGGCAGCGGTGGGAGCGGATGCTGACGACAGTGGAGCGCGAGACCGCGCAGGCCCGGGGCAGTGTGGCCGCGTACCGGGCGGACCGCGAGGAGGCCCTGCGCGGCGACGCGGAGGTCGGGCAGGGCGCGGGCACGGTCACGGGGCCGGGCAGCCCGCGGCGGTCCGCGGACGTGTGA
- a CDS encoding aminotransferase-like domain-containing protein: protein MADYRRIADRIADDIAAGRLKPGDRLPPQRVFARRRGIAGSTAGRVYTELVRRGLVVGEVGRGTFVRAAPAGSAGRALAEPAGSAPVNLELNYPSVPGQSELVAAGIAPLLRPDVLTDALRTAPATGTAAAREAAAGLLATAGWRPDPERFLFAGNARQAIAAALAHLVRPGGRVGVESLTYPLVKEIAGRLKVTLVPLATDGQGVRPEAVAAAHRAAPLSAVYVQPTLHNPTSVTMGAGRRAELAGVVRELDLPVIEDRIWSFLADREERDGDGDSRVGVGVGAGVPPPLAAYAPERVFVVDGLSKRVAPGLTVGFLVVPEGRVEGVADALRSGGWAAGRFALEAGVRWIGDGTVGRLVAAKRADAAVRQGLVGEWLAGFSVRGDARAYYVWWELPEGWRADTFRAAAAERGVAVTPGVAFSVPGLGFGGAGAGAVDCVRLGLASVSPPVLAGALRTLGEVARGGP, encoded by the coding sequence GTGGCCGACTACCGGCGGATCGCCGATCGCATCGCGGACGACATCGCGGCCGGGCGGCTGAAGCCCGGTGACCGGCTGCCGCCGCAGCGGGTGTTCGCGCGGCGGCGCGGGATCGCCGGGTCGACCGCCGGGCGGGTGTACACGGAACTGGTGCGGCGCGGGCTGGTGGTGGGGGAGGTCGGGCGCGGGACGTTCGTCCGGGCGGCGCCTGCGGGGTCGGCGGGGCGGGCGCTGGCCGAACCGGCCGGGTCCGCGCCCGTGAACCTGGAGCTCAACTACCCTTCCGTGCCCGGTCAGTCGGAGCTGGTGGCCGCCGGGATCGCGCCGCTGCTGCGGCCGGATGTGCTGACGGACGCGCTGCGTACGGCCCCCGCGACCGGTACGGCCGCCGCGCGGGAGGCGGCGGCCGGGCTGCTCGCCACGGCCGGCTGGCGACCGGACCCGGAACGGTTCCTCTTCGCCGGGAACGCCCGTCAGGCCATCGCCGCGGCCCTCGCCCATCTCGTACGGCCGGGGGGCCGGGTCGGGGTGGAGTCGCTCACGTATCCGCTGGTCAAGGAGATCGCCGGGCGGCTGAAGGTGACGCTGGTGCCGCTCGCCACGGACGGGCAGGGGGTGCGGCCGGAGGCCGTGGCCGCCGCGCATCGGGCGGCGCCGCTGTCGGCGGTGTATGTGCAGCCGACCCTGCACAACCCGACGTCCGTGACGATGGGGGCGGGGCGGCGGGCCGAACTCGCGGGTGTGGTGCGGGAGTTGGATCTGCCGGTGATCGAGGACCGGATCTGGTCGTTCCTGGCCGACAGGGAGGAGAGGGACGGGGACGGAGATTCGAGGGTGGGGGTGGGGGTGGGGGCGGGGGTGCCGCCGCCGTTGGCCGCGTACGCGCCCGAGCGGGTGTTCGTCGTGGACGGGCTGTCCAAGCGGGTGGCACCCGGGCTGACGGTCGGGTTCCTGGTGGTGCCCGAGGGGCGGGTCGAGGGGGTGGCGGACGCGTTGCGGTCGGGGGGCTGGGCGGCGGGGCGGTTCGCGCTGGAGGCGGGGGTGCGGTGGATCGGGGACGGGACGGTCGGACGGCTGGTCGCGGCGAAGCGGGCGGACGCGGCGGTGCGGCAGGGGCTGGTGGGCGAGTGGCTCGCGGGGTTCTCCGTGCGGGGGGACGCGCGGGCGTACTACGTGTGGTGGGAGTTGCCGGAGGGGTGGCGCGCGGACACGTTCCGCGCGGCGGCGGCGGAGCGGGGGGTGGCGGTGACTCCGGGGGTGGCGTTCAGCGTCCCTGGGCTGGGCTTCGGCGGGGCCGGGGCGGGGGCTGTCGATTGCGTCAGACTTGGGCTCGCGTCGGTTTCTCCGCCGGTGTTGGCGGGGGCGTTGCGGACGCTCGGTGAAGTCGCGCGAGGTGGCCCGTGA
- a CDS encoding NPP1 family protein: MSKAPKKSTRKSLASRFGRLGRVALVGSTAAALTVALSGSAHAAVLTPLAESTTSFQKTFQPYFDYDSDGCLPVAAIDKNGTLNGGLDDSGSVTGQCRTNHLGKANTYSRVKCNNGWCAIIYTLYFEKDMSCDDCTPTSHRHDWEAAVLWVRQGAATPSYASVSAHGEYTTKAWSSVQKDGVRVKVVYHKGGNLWDTHSFRFADPGEGAEAWSDGGWDFPRLISWNSFPGGDNRWTASLQSRLNGASWGDANFPLKDGRFPTELTRAKPDGIAFDPNGAG, translated from the coding sequence ATGTCCAAAGCACCGAAGAAGTCGACACGGAAGTCCCTGGCCTCGCGCTTCGGGCGACTCGGTCGGGTGGCCCTCGTCGGGTCCACCGCCGCCGCGCTGACCGTCGCGCTGAGCGGCAGTGCCCACGCCGCCGTGCTGACACCCCTGGCCGAGAGCACGACTTCCTTCCAGAAGACGTTCCAACCGTACTTCGACTACGACAGCGACGGCTGCCTGCCCGTCGCGGCGATCGACAAGAACGGCACCCTCAACGGCGGCCTCGACGACAGTGGGTCGGTCACCGGCCAGTGCCGCACGAACCATCTCGGCAAGGCCAACACCTACTCACGGGTGAAGTGCAACAACGGCTGGTGCGCCATCATCTACACGCTCTACTTCGAGAAGGACATGAGCTGCGACGACTGCACCCCCACCTCGCACCGCCACGACTGGGAGGCCGCCGTCCTCTGGGTGCGGCAGGGTGCGGCGACACCGTCGTACGCGTCCGTCTCCGCCCATGGCGAGTACACGACCAAGGCGTGGAGTTCCGTCCAGAAGGACGGCGTCCGCGTCAAGGTCGTCTACCACAAGGGGGGCAACCTGTGGGACACCCACTCGTTCCGCTTCGCCGACCCGGGTGAGGGAGCGGAGGCCTGGAGCGACGGCGGCTGGGACTTCCCGCGTCTGATCAGCTGGAACAGCTTCCCGGGCGGCGACAACAGGTGGACGGCGAGCCTCCAGAGCCGTTTGAACGGCGCCAGCTGGGGCGACGCCAACTTCCCGCTGAAGGACGGCCGCTTCCCCACGGAACTGACCCGTGCGAAGCCCGACGGGATCGCCTTCGACCCGAACGGCGCCGGCTGA
- a CDS encoding sensor histidine kinase — protein sequence MSGFTGLGETIRAAGPLAPSDTCSRPHPGRPVPPVEQPIRPHRTGQRTVGFWLIATLATLGAVAALSAHTLAQHLDARTDQEIAMLSAGATERVPARTPAPALAETSTLDKRILDKNLLILVLDDRGEVVERHPGSDGLPAFPALTPARLKAYAARANPAAFGESYRAKVVRTNAVRAPGTGRDQEGGVGGEGDKAGEGEGGGGYIVTARSVADDRRAVARLLQFETAAALPLLASVLIGARRLGRREVRERRDGERRLREFMAAAGHELRNPLTTISGYAELARAGDPTHEPMRQEALGRIATEVGRMSTLIDELVLLTRLDLGQPLQLTRVDLAQLCRDAASAARDCHPGHPVRLLLAPGDHTVTGDPLRLHQLVANLLVNARVHTPPGTTTTLGLGTEDGHRVIEVLDDGPGIPGELRARLFDPFVRGEETRAAGSGLGLSIVASIATAHGGTVTLEPSHPSHRGAWFRVRIPASASVSVSVSVSASA from the coding sequence ATGAGTGGGTTCACCGGGCTGGGCGAGACGATCAGGGCGGCGGGGCCGCTCGCGCCGAGTGACACGTGCAGCCGCCCCCACCCCGGGCGCCCGGTGCCTCCCGTAGAGCAGCCGATCCGCCCGCACCGCACCGGCCAGCGCACCGTCGGCTTCTGGCTGATCGCCACCCTCGCCACGCTGGGCGCGGTCGCCGCCCTCTCCGCGCACACGCTCGCCCAGCACCTGGACGCCCGCACCGACCAGGAGATAGCGATGCTCAGCGCGGGCGCGACCGAGCGCGTCCCCGCCCGCACTCCCGCTCCCGCCCTCGCGGAGACCTCGACCCTCGACAAGAGGATCCTCGACAAGAACCTCCTGATCCTCGTCCTCGACGACCGGGGCGAGGTCGTGGAGCGCCACCCGGGCTCCGACGGCCTCCCCGCGTTCCCGGCGCTGACGCCGGCCCGGCTGAAGGCGTACGCGGCACGGGCGAACCCGGCGGCGTTCGGGGAGAGTTACCGGGCGAAGGTGGTCCGCACGAACGCGGTGCGGGCGCCGGGGACGGGCCGGGACCAGGAGGGCGGCGTGGGCGGCGAGGGCGACAAGGCCGGCGAGGGCGAGGGTGGGGGCGGGTACATCGTCACGGCGCGGTCCGTGGCCGACGACCGGCGGGCGGTCGCCCGCCTCCTGCAGTTCGAGACGGCCGCCGCGCTCCCCCTCCTCGCCAGCGTCCTGATCGGCGCCCGCCGCCTCGGCCGCCGGGAGGTCAGGGAGCGGCGGGACGGCGAGCGACGGCTGCGCGAGTTCATGGCCGCCGCCGGGCACGAACTGCGCAACCCGCTGACCACGATCTCCGGTTACGCCGAACTCGCCCGGGCCGGCGACCCCACGCACGAGCCCATGCGGCAGGAGGCGCTCGGCCGGATCGCCACCGAGGTCGGCCGGATGAGCACCCTCATCGACGAACTCGTGCTGCTGACCCGCCTCGACCTCGGCCAGCCGCTCCAGCTCACCCGTGTGGACCTGGCCCAGCTGTGCCGCGACGCGGCCTCCGCCGCCCGTGACTGCCACCCCGGCCACCCCGTACGGCTGCTGCTCGCGCCCGGGGACCACACGGTCACCGGGGATCCGCTGCGGCTGCACCAGCTGGTCGCCAACCTGCTGGTCAACGCCCGGGTCCACACACCGCCGGGGACGACGACCACGCTCGGGCTCGGTACGGAGGACGGCCACCGGGTCATCGAGGTGCTGGACGACGGCCCCGGGATACCCGGCGAACTCCGTGCCCGGCTCTTCGACCCCTTCGTCCGCGGCGAGGAGACCCGGGCCGCCGGCAGCGGGCTCGGCCTCAGCATCGTCGCGTCGATCGCGACGGCCCACGGCGGCACGGTCACCCTGGAGCCGTCCCATCCGTCGCACCGGGGTGCCTGGTTCCGGGTGCGGATCCCGGCGTCGGCATCGGTGTCGGTGTCGGTGTCGGTGTCGGCATCCGCATGA
- a CDS encoding YncE family protein, whose product MRTLPAATALAVLFSSAALAVGTVAPAAADSSRSIAVSDPSDTVVDAGHQRLFISDPGNSKIVVTTYAGVVVTQLTGLPQVRDLELSPDGTTLYAAVSGADKIVAIDTETRTQTAEYPTGANTDPSRLALAGGKLWFAYGDQWDSGLGAVDLTAETPTVTLDLSGGHDYASPPRLYADPDNPGTLVALDAGISSGPVIVYDVSSGTPVIRVSADKGGFPNDAALTPDGTHLVVAGNNSRALTEYRLSDLEQTRTFPVADEPMGVDIAPDGTVAATIFDFDDAGDTYVFTKGADQPASVRDLHPSVLWNDNGVVWAPDGQKLFALTSSSGATTFHVVDEPRKYTNRITVSAPATATRAKALTVKGTLTSNLALPAGTPLTVTRTDMESPKGKSLGTKSLGADGKFSFQDTPPSGGKVTYKVTYAGDAEHTAASASTKVEVSRAGAALSLDKNRKTYAYGADVKFTAHLGKTYKNRKVEIWADPYGPDRPNKLVKSGTVNSKGDLSATVDLKRDTKISVKFAGDSRYRARTVTNTVYTKVAISSSISGHYKTRTVWGQKYHYVRKSKDPVLKTSMTYYKDRKQRLQLQFHYDGAWHDAGSEYFPLGTSGKSHVTLTGTPTTDIRFRFRSEYHDTTSGDNVNTTTYGAWKYFIFTK is encoded by the coding sequence ATGCGCACTCTTCCGGCTGCCACAGCCCTGGCGGTCCTCTTCAGCTCGGCCGCGCTCGCGGTCGGCACGGTCGCACCGGCCGCCGCCGACAGCAGCAGGTCCATCGCCGTCTCCGATCCGTCCGACACGGTGGTGGACGCCGGGCACCAGCGGCTGTTCATCAGCGACCCGGGCAACAGCAAGATCGTCGTCACCACGTACGCCGGTGTGGTCGTCACCCAGCTCACCGGTCTGCCGCAGGTCAGGGACCTCGAACTGAGCCCGGACGGCACCACTTTGTACGCGGCCGTGTCCGGCGCCGACAAGATCGTCGCCATCGACACGGAGACCCGGACGCAGACCGCCGAGTACCCGACCGGCGCGAACACCGATCCGTCGCGGCTGGCCCTCGCCGGCGGCAAGCTGTGGTTCGCCTACGGCGACCAGTGGGACTCCGGTCTCGGCGCGGTCGACCTGACCGCCGAGACCCCCACGGTCACGCTGGACCTCTCCGGGGGCCACGACTACGCCAGCCCGCCCCGGCTGTACGCCGACCCGGACAACCCGGGCACCCTCGTCGCGCTCGACGCGGGCATCAGCTCCGGCCCGGTCATCGTCTACGACGTCTCCTCCGGTACGCCGGTGATCCGGGTCTCCGCGGACAAGGGCGGCTTCCCCAACGACGCCGCGCTCACCCCGGACGGCACCCACCTGGTGGTGGCGGGCAACAACAGCCGCGCGCTCACCGAGTACCGCCTCTCCGACCTGGAGCAGACGCGCACGTTCCCGGTGGCGGACGAGCCGATGGGCGTCGACATCGCCCCGGACGGCACGGTCGCGGCGACGATCTTCGACTTCGACGACGCGGGCGACACCTACGTCTTCACCAAGGGCGCCGACCAGCCCGCGAGCGTCCGCGATCTGCACCCCTCGGTGCTGTGGAACGACAACGGCGTGGTGTGGGCCCCCGACGGCCAGAAGCTGTTCGCGCTGACCTCGTCGTCCGGCGCGACCACGTTCCATGTCGTCGACGAGCCCCGCAAGTACACCAACAGGATCACCGTGAGCGCCCCGGCCACGGCCACCCGCGCCAAGGCGCTCACGGTCAAGGGCACGCTCACCTCGAACCTGGCCCTGCCCGCCGGCACCCCGCTCACGGTCACCCGCACCGACATGGAGTCCCCGAAGGGCAAGTCGCTCGGCACCAAGTCGCTGGGCGCGGACGGCAAGTTCTCCTTCCAGGACACCCCGCCGTCCGGCGGCAAGGTCACCTACAAGGTCACGTACGCGGGCGACGCCGAGCACACCGCCGCGTCCGCCTCCACCAAGGTCGAGGTCTCCCGCGCCGGCGCCGCGCTCTCGCTGGACAAGAACCGCAAGACCTACGCGTACGGCGCGGACGTGAAGTTCACCGCGCACCTCGGCAAGACGTACAAGAACCGCAAGGTCGAGATCTGGGCCGACCCGTACGGCCCGGACAGGCCGAACAAGCTGGTGAAGTCGGGGACGGTCAACTCCAAGGGCGATCTGTCGGCCACCGTCGACCTCAAGCGCGACACCAAGATCTCGGTGAAGTTCGCGGGCGACTCGCGCTACAGGGCGAGGACGGTCACCAACACCGTCTACACCAAGGTCGCCATCTCGTCGTCGATCTCGGGCCACTACAAGACGCGGACGGTCTGGGGCCAGAAGTACCACTACGTCCGCAAGTCCAAGGACCCCGTCCTGAAGACCTCGATGACGTACTACAAGGACCGCAAGCAGCGCCTGCAGCTGCAGTTCCACTACGACGGCGCCTGGCACGACGCGGGTTCCGAGTACTTCCCCCTCGGCACCTCCGGCAAGTCGCACGTGACCCTCACGGGCACCCCGACCACGGACATCCGATTCCGGTTCCGGTCGGAGTACCACGACACGACCTCCGGCGACAACGTGAACACCACGACGTACGGCGCCTGGAAGTACTTCATCTTCACCAAGTAG
- a CDS encoding response regulator transcription factor → MDDEEGIRSMLTMALEFLGYRVTAAATGRQALEAVTRYGPDLILLDVNLPDLGGFEVCRTLRDRGNAVPVLFLTGLGGVDDRVRGLDMGGDDFVTKPFELKEVAARVRALLRRAGGGHPVPDRNRLRAGAVQLDADAHQVWAAGRPVDLTTTEFALLRYLMENPGRVLSRGQIQERVWNHRDEGSGVVDTYIYYLRRKLGEPGRSLIRTVRGVGYQLWAN, encoded by the coding sequence GTGGACGACGAGGAGGGCATCCGCTCCATGCTGACCATGGCGCTGGAATTCCTCGGCTACCGGGTGACCGCCGCCGCCACCGGCCGTCAGGCCCTGGAGGCCGTCACCCGGTACGGCCCCGATCTGATCCTCCTCGACGTCAACCTCCCCGATCTGGGCGGCTTCGAGGTCTGCCGGACCCTGCGCGACCGGGGCAACGCCGTCCCCGTGCTCTTCCTCACCGGGCTCGGCGGTGTCGACGACCGGGTACGCGGGCTCGACATGGGCGGCGACGACTTCGTCACCAAGCCGTTCGAGCTGAAGGAGGTCGCCGCGCGGGTACGGGCCCTGCTGCGCCGGGCGGGCGGCGGCCATCCCGTGCCCGACCGCAACCGGCTGCGCGCGGGTGCGGTCCAACTGGACGCCGACGCCCACCAGGTGTGGGCCGCCGGCCGCCCCGTCGATCTCACCACCACCGAGTTCGCCCTGCTGCGCTACCTCATGGAGAACCCGGGCCGTGTGCTGTCCCGGGGCCAGATCCAGGAGCGCGTCTGGAACCACCGCGACGAGGGCTCCGGGGTGGTCGACACCTACATCTACTACCTGCGCCGCAAACTGGGGGAGCCGGGCCGGTCCCTGATCCGGACGGTCCGGGGAGTCGGGTACCAGCTCTGGGCCAACTGA
- a CDS encoding PP2C family protein-serine/threonine phosphatase — MRMRMPVPRVRREPDPAERQLLLRVRGRDIAWLPPLVVLLAVPVLDWFTGGDFRVISWLVLVPGTAAAVCGVRTTALFAALAMIMYVAGDNSWPHQVRTGLPDFILVALGGILSVLACAVRLRGQERLLHMRAVVDTTRRILLRQLPPDVGGLDHAEIYLAADSQARVGGDFYDIQPSPHGTRVVIGDVQGKGLAAVEAASVLLGTFREAAYYESDPVTVAERLETRMVRHVRYCAHVGRDDAERFATAVLLDFPELRSARTDWGPDLTGLGAVTVDVVNFGHEPPLLVRPDGVRALPMREGLPLGLGELVPRTPVTARVRLAADETLLLVTDGVTEARDGRGAFFPLREYLSRALAAGTPALDPESLVRLVRDGVLAHTGGGLDDDTTIFAVRRATEPMRRGPGAPE, encoded by the coding sequence ATGCGGATGCGGATGCCGGTGCCGCGTGTGCGCCGGGAGCCGGACCCCGCCGAGCGGCAGCTGCTGCTGCGGGTCCGCGGGCGCGACATCGCCTGGCTTCCGCCGCTGGTGGTGCTGCTCGCCGTACCCGTGCTCGACTGGTTCACCGGCGGCGACTTCCGGGTCATCTCCTGGCTGGTGCTCGTCCCGGGCACGGCCGCCGCCGTCTGCGGGGTGCGCACGACGGCGCTGTTCGCGGCCCTCGCGATGATCATGTACGTCGCCGGCGACAACTCCTGGCCCCACCAGGTACGCACCGGACTCCCCGACTTCATCCTCGTCGCCCTCGGCGGCATCCTCTCCGTGCTGGCCTGCGCGGTCCGGCTGCGTGGACAGGAGCGGCTGCTGCACATGCGGGCCGTCGTCGACACCACCCGCCGCATCCTGCTGCGCCAGCTCCCGCCGGACGTCGGCGGCCTCGACCACGCGGAGATCTACCTCGCCGCCGACAGCCAGGCCCGGGTCGGCGGCGACTTCTACGACATCCAGCCCAGCCCGCACGGCACCCGCGTCGTCATCGGCGACGTCCAGGGCAAGGGGCTCGCCGCGGTGGAGGCGGCGTCCGTGCTGCTCGGCACGTTCCGTGAGGCCGCCTACTACGAGTCCGACCCGGTCACCGTCGCCGAACGGCTGGAGACCCGGATGGTGCGGCACGTACGGTACTGCGCGCACGTCGGCCGCGACGACGCCGAACGCTTCGCCACCGCCGTACTGCTCGACTTCCCCGAGCTGCGCAGCGCCCGGACCGACTGGGGCCCGGACCTCACCGGGCTCGGCGCGGTCACCGTGGACGTCGTCAACTTCGGCCACGAACCCCCGCTCCTGGTCCGCCCCGACGGCGTGCGCGCCCTGCCGATGCGGGAGGGACTGCCGCTGGGGCTCGGCGAGTTGGTGCCCCGGACGCCCGTGACGGCCAGGGTGCGGCTCGCCGCCGACGAGACGTTGCTGCTGGTCACGGACGGGGTGACGGAGGCGCGCGACGGGCGGGGCGCCTTCTTCCCGCTCCGCGAGTACCTCTCCCGCGCCCTCGCGGCCGGGACGCCCGCCCTCGACCCCGAGTCCCTGGTCCGGCTCGTCCGCGACGGTGTCCTCGCGCACACCGGGGGCGGCCTCGACGACGACACCACGATCTTCGCGGTACGGCGGGCGACGGAGCCGATGCGGCGTGGGCCGGGTGCGCCGGAGTGA